From a region of the Helianthus annuus cultivar XRQ/B chromosome 5, HanXRQr2.0-SUNRISE, whole genome shotgun sequence genome:
- the LOC110942041 gene encoding NAD(P)H dehydrogenase (quinone) FQR1, producing the protein MLVLIVVQSIQSIVNNSDRSPTGKHLRRPSSMATKVYIVYYSMYGHVEKLAEEIKKGAASVEGVEAKLWQVAETLNEEVLGKMSAPLKSDVPVITANELSEADGFVFGFPTRFGMMSAQFKAFFDSTGGLWRTQQLAGKPAGIFYSTGSQGGGQETTALTAITQLVHHGMIFVPIGYTFGAGMFEMEKVKGGSPYGAGTYAGDGSRQPSELELQQAFHQGKHIATIAKKLKGAA; encoded by the exons ATGCTAGTGCTCATCGTTGTCCAGTCAATTCAATCAATCGTCAACAACTCTGACCGATCACCGACCGGAAAACACCTCCGACGACCGTCATCAATGGCTACAAAAGTGTATATCGT GTACTACTCAATGTATGGACATGTAGAGAAGTTAGCAGAAGAAATAAAAAAAGGAGCTGCATCTGTTGAAGGAGTTGAAGCCAAATTATGGCAG GTCGCAGAGACATTGAATGAAGAAGTGCTTGGGAAAATGAGTGCACCACTAAAGAGCGACGTACCAGTAATCACAGCAAACGAACTTTCTGAAGCAGATGGATTTgttttcgggtttccaacaaGATTCGGTATGATGTCGGCCCAATTCAAAGCCTTTTTCGATTCCACTGGTGGCCTTTGGAGAACCCAACAGCTCGCTGGCAAGCCAGCTGGCATCTTCTATAGCACCGGATCTCAAGGTGGTGGTCAAGAAACTACTGC TTTGACGGCCATAACTCAACTGGTTCACCATGGAATGATATTTGTGCCAATCGGATACACATTTGGAGCGGGCATGTTTGAAATGGAGAAAGTGAAAGGTGGAAGTCCTTATGGTGCAGGAACTTACGCTGGGGATGGTTCTAGACAACCATCCGAGCTGGAGCTACAACAGGCGTTTCACCAGGGGAAACACATCGCTACCATTGCTAAGAAACTCAAGGGAGCTGCATAA